A stretch of DNA from Barnesiella propionica:
GAACAGACGGTGTTTTCCGAACGTACAGCCGATAAGAAAAGCTCCGGTATCATTAATCCAGATACAGGCAAAAAAGGCTAATAAAAGTGTGGAGTTATAGATATCCTGTGAAAATGCGATATTTCCTAAAAGTCCCAAAGGGAGAGCTATATAGATATGTCCTAAGAAGCTGTGGGCCCAGCTTTCGATAGGATTTTCATCTTTAATATATAATTGCATGATTAACCGTATGACCAGATAAAACCAGTACGGAGTAAGGGTAAAAGGTGTCAGTATGCTGCCCGATGCGGCTATCTGGAATATTTGGATGAACAGATAAGTCCCGGCTATTATGTCTAACAGGATAATTATTTTTTTCTCTTTATGCATCTTTCCTAAAAGGTGGTAGAATTCGAATAGTGCATACGCAACGATGGCGGAAAAGATCAGGAGAAAGCTGGTTTCTCCGAAAAATATAGCACTTATGATAACGGCCACAAAAAGAGCCCCTGTAATTGAACGCAACAGTAAACTTTTCACAATAAAATAGTTAGATAATAACTCATTCGTATGCTGCAAAGATATAAAATAAATTGTTGATATAGTGATGGAAAATGGTAAATTGCATAAATTGATGGATATGAAGATACGGGATATTCCTGTTATCAGCCTATTATTAAACATATTAAAGCCATTATAACATATTTGACGGTCAGTGCTCTAATATGAAATGATATTACATTAAACCTTGGAATGGTAATAACCGGTATCTTATAAAAATATATAGTCGTAATGATTACCCGTAATTTAATAAAATAAAAGTCGCGAATGCAGTTTTACACACGCGACTTTCTTATATCCTAATAATTATCGTTTAATCTTGTTCGTTTTTTTCTTCCGGTTCGTTTTCACTCGTTGGAGGAACCTCGTTTGCTTTATCTTTTTCTGCAAAACTTTCAGCAATTTTCTCTTCTTCTTTTTCTGCAGCTTCATCGTTCAGTATTTCTTCGGAACGTGACGCCCACGGACGTTTTCCAAATATATGTTCTACGTCTTCGCTGAATATCACTTCGCGGCTTAGTAATACTTCGGTCAATTGTGCATGGCCTTCTTTTTTCTCCAGTAGTATTCTTTTGGCGCGTTCATACTGTTCGGCGATAATTGCGCTGACTTCATTATCGATCAGTTTCGCAGTCTCTTCACTGTACGGTTTGGTAAAACCGTACTCTTGTCCTGTAGAGTCATAGTA
This window harbors:
- a CDS encoding phosphatidate cytidylyltransferase, producing the protein MVKSLLLRSITGALFVAVIISAIFFGETSFLLIFSAIVAYALFEFYHLLGKMHKEKKIIILLDIIAGTYLFIQIFQIAASGSILTPFTLTPYWFYLVIRLIMQLYIKDENPIESWAHSFLGHIYIALPLGLLGNIAFSQDIYNSTLLLAFFACIWINDTGAFLIGCTFGKHRLFERISPKKSWEGFFGGLAFCIAGSFIAAHYFDFLNTWQWVGLAVTISIFSTWGDLCESLIKRTLTVKDSGKLLPGHGGILDRFDSVLIASPAALFYLSVILG